Proteins co-encoded in one Halorussus vallis genomic window:
- a CDS encoding DUF6757 family protein gives MRCHYCNRDAEFAPEMGGVRVGLCETHFREQFEYLAETDALAYLRQAFDVDRPN, from the coding sequence ATGCGGTGTCACTACTGCAACCGGGATGCGGAGTTCGCCCCCGAGATGGGCGGCGTTCGGGTCGGCCTCTGCGAGACTCACTTCCGCGAGCAGTTCGAGTACCTCGCGGAGACCGACGCGCTGGCGTACCTCCGACAGGCGTTCGACGTCGACCGGCCG
- a CDS encoding 60S ribosomal export protein NMD3, protein MTTEAREFCPNCGDPIETDLAEREALPDAVGKRGKERKLCDACYFDRFDLVDAPDRIEVRVCAQCGAVYRGNRWVDVDAQDYTDVAIEEVSNALGVHLDARDVSWQVEPEQIDQNTIRMHCHFSGIVRDTFVEEEVMVPVMISRQTCTRCGRIAGDYYASIVQVRARDRDPTPEEVERADVIAHDIVADMEATGDRDAFVTESKETDDGIDIKISTSNIGKKIAAKMVEEFGGSYSDSETLVTEDEDGNEVYRVTYAVRLPPYAPGEIIDPEDGDGPVVVRSVRGNLKGTRLTTGEQYEASFEEGDAPEARRLGYLEDAEETTLVTVEDERAVQVLDPETYQAKTIARPDYMDPEAETVPVLKSRAGLHVVPDDGDGDE, encoded by the coding sequence ATGACAACCGAAGCCCGCGAGTTCTGCCCGAACTGCGGGGACCCCATCGAAACCGACCTCGCGGAGCGCGAGGCGCTCCCTGACGCGGTCGGCAAACGCGGCAAGGAGCGAAAGCTCTGCGACGCGTGCTACTTCGACCGCTTCGACCTCGTGGACGCGCCCGACCGCATCGAGGTCCGCGTCTGCGCCCAGTGCGGCGCCGTCTACCGCGGTAACCGCTGGGTCGACGTCGACGCCCAGGACTACACCGACGTCGCCATCGAGGAGGTCAGCAACGCGCTCGGCGTCCACCTCGACGCCCGCGACGTCTCCTGGCAGGTCGAACCCGAGCAGATCGACCAGAACACCATCCGGATGCACTGTCACTTCTCGGGCATCGTCCGGGACACCTTCGTCGAGGAGGAGGTGATGGTGCCGGTGATGATTTCCAGACAGACCTGCACGCGGTGCGGTCGTATCGCCGGCGACTACTACGCCAGCATCGTCCAGGTCCGGGCGCGGGACCGCGACCCGACCCCCGAGGAGGTCGAGCGCGCCGACGTCATCGCCCACGACATCGTCGCCGATATGGAGGCGACCGGCGACCGCGACGCCTTCGTCACCGAGTCGAAGGAGACCGACGACGGCATCGACATCAAGATCTCGACCTCCAACATCGGCAAGAAGATCGCCGCCAAGATGGTCGAGGAGTTCGGCGGTAGCTACTCCGACTCCGAGACGCTGGTCACCGAGGACGAGGACGGCAACGAGGTCTACCGGGTGACCTACGCAGTCCGCCTGCCGCCGTACGCGCCGGGCGAGATAATCGACCCCGAGGACGGCGACGGCCCCGTCGTCGTCCGGAGCGTCCGCGGCAACCTGAAGGGAACTCGCCTCACCACCGGCGAGCAGTACGAGGCCTCCTTCGAGGAGGGCGACGCGCCCGAGGCGCGCCGCCTGGGCTATCTGGAGGACGCCGAGGAGACCACCCTCGTGACGGTGGAGGACGAGCGCGCGGTGCAGGTCCTCGACCCCGAGACGTACCAGGCCAAGACCATCGCCCGCCCCGACTACATGGACCCCGAGGCCGAGACGGTGCCGGTGCTGAAGAGTCGCGCGGGCCTCCACGTCGTGCCGGACGACGGCGACGGAGACGAATGA
- a CDS encoding GNAT family N-acetyltransferase: protein MPDVRLARPDDAPAILALHVAAIRARAPDAYDERQVAAWARKDGGPERYPVEEDGHFLVVAERDGEVAAYGELVPGQAEVRAVYVHPAAHGRGVGSAVLARLEGEARRRGLDELVCWSSLNATGFYDRAGYRRVAERTIRKELDGRPVAFPVVEMRKSLDR from the coding sequence GTGCCAGACGTTCGACTCGCCCGCCCCGACGACGCGCCCGCCATCCTGGCGTTGCACGTCGCGGCGATTCGGGCACGCGCTCCCGACGCCTACGACGAGCGCCAAGTGGCTGCGTGGGCGCGGAAGGACGGCGGCCCGGAGCGATACCCCGTCGAGGAGGACGGCCACTTTCTCGTCGTCGCCGAACGCGACGGCGAAGTCGCCGCGTACGGCGAACTCGTCCCCGGCCAAGCGGAGGTTCGGGCGGTGTACGTCCACCCGGCGGCCCACGGACGCGGGGTGGGTTCTGCCGTCCTCGCCCGCCTCGAAGGCGAGGCCCGGCGTCGGGGACTCGACGAACTCGTCTGCTGGTCGTCGTTGAACGCGACCGGATTCTACGACCGCGCCGGATACCGACGGGTCGCCGAACGCACGATTCGAAAGGAGTTGGACGGTCGGCCGGTCGCGTTCCCTGTGGTCGAGATGCGCAAATCGCTCGACCGCTGA
- a CDS encoding helicase C-terminal domain-containing protein: MNPERIFEEFPAPSYRGNQKRALADIRDAFDDGNDVVLVRAPTGSGKSLLARAIAGCARRVDEADPSDATGAYYTTPQVSQLDDVAEDDLLTDLKIIRGKSNYSCILPGETNTPVNRAPCAREKGYDCSVKHRCPYFSDRAIASNREIAAMTLAYFMRTAGSEVFRKRDVVVVDEAHGLAEWAEMYAAIDLNARTVPIWDDLKVPEIDGLDRAVTYAERVRNACKREKDDLIAKPELDPHEAAERDRLQELIGELDWFVEDYRDSESATTWVVDQPDGEGGAVTIKPMNPERYLSHTVWDRGNRFALLSATILNKDAFCRQVGLNPDNVALVEVGHTFPVENRPLYDVTQGKMTYEHREETLPAVARTIVRIMQAHRGEKGLIHAHSYAIQERLVDLLDDFGVGDRIRAHTRENRDAELEAWKATDGEEVFLSVKMEEALDLKGDLARWQVLCKAPYLNTGDSRVAHRLESGQWAWYYRAALRTVIQACGRVVRAPDDYGATYLADTSLLELFERAESDTPAWFAEQVTRTSDPDLPEFSPRDASESMGGATGGRGRRSRSGSTGGSSGGSRSGAGSGTATGGVSGGSDRSTGRDSSGKKSPMADVWDVE; encoded by the coding sequence GTGAACCCCGAGCGGATTTTCGAGGAGTTTCCCGCGCCCTCCTATCGCGGGAACCAGAAGCGGGCGCTCGCCGACATCCGGGACGCCTTCGACGACGGCAACGACGTGGTGCTGGTGCGCGCGCCGACCGGGAGCGGCAAGTCGCTGCTCGCGCGGGCCATCGCGGGCTGCGCCCGCCGGGTCGACGAAGCCGACCCGAGCGACGCGACGGGGGCGTACTACACCACCCCGCAGGTGTCCCAACTCGACGACGTGGCCGAGGACGACCTGCTGACCGACCTCAAGATAATCCGGGGCAAGAGCAACTACTCCTGCATCCTGCCGGGCGAGACGAACACGCCGGTCAACCGCGCGCCCTGCGCCCGCGAGAAGGGCTACGACTGCTCGGTCAAGCACCGGTGTCCGTACTTCTCGGACCGGGCCATCGCGAGCAACCGCGAGATAGCGGCGATGACGCTGGCGTACTTCATGCGGACCGCCGGCTCCGAGGTGTTCCGCAAGCGGGACGTGGTGGTCGTCGACGAAGCCCACGGACTGGCGGAGTGGGCTGAGATGTACGCCGCCATCGACCTGAACGCCCGGACGGTCCCCATCTGGGACGACCTGAAGGTGCCCGAAATCGACGGCCTCGACCGGGCGGTGACGTACGCCGAGCGAGTCCGGAACGCCTGCAAGCGCGAGAAGGACGACCTCATCGCCAAACCGGAACTCGACCCCCACGAGGCGGCCGAGCGCGACCGCCTGCAGGAACTCATCGGCGAACTCGACTGGTTCGTCGAGGACTACCGCGACAGCGAGAGCGCGACCACCTGGGTCGTCGACCAACCCGACGGCGAGGGCGGCGCGGTCACCATCAAGCCGATGAACCCCGAGCGCTACCTCAGCCACACCGTCTGGGACCGGGGCAACAGGTTCGCGCTCCTCTCGGCGACCATCCTGAACAAGGACGCCTTCTGCCGGCAGGTCGGCCTGAACCCCGACAACGTCGCGCTGGTCGAGGTCGGCCACACCTTCCCCGTCGAGAACCGGCCGCTGTACGACGTGACCCAGGGGAAGATGACCTACGAGCACCGCGAGGAAACCCTGCCCGCCGTCGCCCGGACCATCGTCCGCATCATGCAGGCCCACCGCGGCGAGAAGGGCCTGATTCACGCCCACTCCTACGCCATTCAGGAGCGACTCGTCGACCTGCTCGACGACTTCGGCGTCGGCGACCGAATCCGGGCGCACACCCGCGAGAACCGCGACGCCGAACTCGAAGCCTGGAAGGCGACCGACGGCGAGGAGGTGTTCCTCTCGGTCAAGATGGAGGAGGCCCTCGACCTGAAGGGCGACCTCGCGCGCTGGCAGGTGCTCTGCAAGGCGCCGTACCTCAACACGGGCGACTCACGGGTCGCCCACCGCCTCGAGTCCGGCCAGTGGGCATGGTACTACCGGGCCGCGCTCCGGACCGTCATCCAGGCCTGCGGTCGGGTGGTGCGGGCGCCCGACGACTACGGTGCGACCTACCTCGCCGACACCAGCCTGCTCGAACTGTTCGAGCGCGCCGAGAGCGACACTCCGGCGTGGTTCGCCGAGCAGGTCACCCGGACGAGCGACCCCGACCTCCCGGAGTTCTCGCCGCGCGACGCCAGCGAGTCGATGGGCGGCGCGACCGGCGGCCGCGGCCGCCGGTCGCGCTCGGGGTCGACCGGAGGCTCCTCGGGCGGGTCCCGCTCGGGAGCGGGGTCAGGCACTGCGACCGGCGGAGTTTCGGGCGGAAGCGACCGGTCGACCGGCCGCGACTCCTCGGGCAAGAAGAGTCCGATGGCCGACGTCTGGGACGTGGAGTAA
- a CDS encoding YkgJ family cysteine cluster protein, with the protein MKVNCEGCAGCCIDWRAIAPEESDHERRGPRVPLDDAYNLVPLSRDDARAFVDAGLGDALTPRLWRDEDGVEIDGVPVSAIGGKPAFFLGLRKPPKPVGPFGTEPTWLPTCAFLDPTTLQCRIHGEDVYPTECDEYPGHNLELDQQTECERVEDAFGAAGDRLIDDEPPEDLSGLLLGPQAIGQKVFVFPDPDRLTGVVERAANDDLTADDRALFAAAAVAGTPGTTTVDRGRFDEALERVGEADSWVGRAAADWESRADEVGSAAPEPTLAESVEEARGAPETPGWE; encoded by the coding sequence ATGAAGGTGAACTGCGAGGGATGCGCCGGCTGTTGCATCGACTGGCGAGCGATAGCGCCCGAGGAGAGCGACCACGAGCGCCGCGGGCCGCGGGTGCCGCTGGACGACGCGTACAACCTCGTCCCGCTGAGCCGCGACGACGCCCGGGCGTTCGTCGACGCCGGCCTCGGCGACGCGCTGACGCCGCGACTGTGGCGCGACGAGGACGGCGTCGAGATAGACGGCGTGCCGGTTTCGGCCATCGGCGGCAAGCCCGCGTTCTTCCTCGGCCTGCGAAAGCCACCCAAGCCGGTCGGCCCGTTCGGGACCGAGCCGACGTGGCTGCCGACCTGCGCGTTCCTCGACCCGACGACCCTCCAGTGTCGCATCCACGGCGAGGACGTCTACCCGACCGAGTGCGACGAGTACCCCGGCCACAACCTCGAACTCGACCAGCAAACCGAGTGCGAGCGGGTCGAGGATGCGTTCGGCGCGGCGGGCGACCGCCTGATCGACGACGAACCGCCGGAGGACCTCTCGGGCCTGCTGCTCGGCCCGCAAGCCATCGGACAGAAGGTGTTCGTCTTCCCCGACCCCGACCGACTCACCGGCGTGGTCGAGCGCGCCGCGAACGACGACCTCACCGCCGACGACCGCGCGCTGTTCGCCGCCGCCGCGGTGGCGGGGACGCCCGGGACGACCACCGTCGACCGCGGGCGCTTCGACGAGGCGCTCGAACGGGTCGGCGAGGCAGATTCGTGGGTCGGCCGCGCCGCCGCCGACTGGGAATCTCGTGCGGACGAGGTCGGGTCGGCCGCCCCCGAACCGACGCTGGCCGAGTCGGTCGAGGAGGCCCGCGGCGCGCCCGAGACGCCTGGCTGGGAGTGA
- a CDS encoding DUF2243 domain-containing protein gives MSARTGGERTVLLGAGVFGFGAGALLDVLLFHLVLQWHHLLSDFFTPNTLSGLRTNIYYDGLFSLAMVGVMTVGMAVVWRELNGSAASHSALRAFGAVLVGAGLFNVFDGTVDHYVLGIHDVVHGTQAFNPHWVGASLLLLGVGILVATRDS, from the coding sequence ATGAGCGCTCGAACCGGCGGCGAGCGGACCGTCCTGCTCGGCGCGGGCGTCTTCGGCTTCGGCGCCGGCGCGCTGTTGGACGTCCTGCTCTTCCACCTCGTTCTCCAGTGGCACCACCTGCTCTCGGACTTCTTCACGCCGAACACCCTCTCGGGCCTCCGGACGAACATCTACTACGACGGCCTGTTCTCGCTCGCGATGGTCGGCGTGATGACCGTCGGGATGGCGGTCGTCTGGCGCGAACTGAACGGGTCGGCGGCGTCGCACTCGGCACTCCGTGCGTTCGGGGCGGTTCTCGTCGGCGCGGGCCTGTTCAACGTCTTCGACGGCACCGTCGACCACTACGTGCTGGGCATCCACGACGTGGTCCACGGCACGCAGGCGTTCAACCCGCACTGGGTCGGCGCGAGTCTGTTGCTTCTGGGCGTCGGCATCCTGGTCGCGACGAGGGACTCGTAG
- a CDS encoding DUF7561 family protein, translating into MARESCDGCGKSVKIAGGIANLWTLEKEATGGMTLEFESDGTEHFLCFDCIDRLSEDPTAADVRALGDA; encoded by the coding sequence ATGGCCCGGGAATCCTGCGACGGTTGCGGGAAGTCGGTGAAGATCGCCGGCGGCATCGCCAACCTCTGGACGCTGGAGAAGGAGGCGACGGGCGGGATGACCCTCGAGTTCGAGTCCGACGGCACCGAACACTTCCTCTGTTTCGACTGCATCGACCGCCTGTCGGAGGACCCCACGGCGGCGGACGTCCGGGCGCTCGGCGACGCCTGA
- a CDS encoding DUF5786 family protein, translating into MSMGAYDEDEHERRERKNSEVDASFDDERTTYHGKVEYDSGDSAEDLLDKFEEIKSAK; encoded by the coding sequence ATGTCAATGGGTGCCTATGACGAAGACGAACACGAACGCCGGGAACGGAAAAACAGCGAAGTCGACGCCAGTTTCGACGACGAGCGAACCACCTACCACGGAAAGGTGGAGTACGACTCCGGCGATTCGGCCGAAGACCTCCTCGACAAATTCGAGGAGATAAAGTCGGCGAAGTGA
- a CDS encoding PHP domain-containing protein — MSVFADLHVHTTNSDGEMELSEVPSAARDADVSVVAITDHDRLHPELSTPVDVIEGVTVVHGIELRVQPDGGERVDLLAYGVTPTQDLVDELDRLQTDRAERGRKIIENVEAHLGVDLDLEARAGIGRPHVARAVVDHPETDYDDVGAVFADLIGNDGPCYVARDVTGFERGVELLSEAAGLVGLAHPYRYDDPEAALELAADLDAVERYYPYDREVDTRVVERAIADYDLVPTGGTDAHGHEVGRAGLSKPEYRHFRSAVSL, encoded by the coding sequence ATGAGCGTCTTCGCCGACCTCCACGTCCACACGACCAACTCCGACGGCGAGATGGAACTGTCGGAGGTGCCCTCGGCCGCCCGCGACGCCGACGTCTCGGTCGTCGCGATCACCGACCACGACAGGCTCCACCCCGAACTCTCGACGCCGGTCGACGTCATCGAAGGGGTGACGGTCGTCCACGGCATCGAACTGCGCGTTCAACCGGACGGCGGCGAGCGCGTCGACCTCCTCGCCTACGGCGTGACCCCGACCCAGGACCTCGTCGACGAACTCGACCGCCTCCAGACCGACCGGGCCGAGCGCGGCCGCAAGATAATCGAGAACGTCGAGGCGCACCTCGGTGTGGACCTCGACCTGGAAGCCCGCGCGGGCATCGGCCGCCCGCACGTCGCGCGAGCGGTCGTCGACCACCCCGAAACCGACTACGACGACGTGGGCGCGGTGTTCGCCGATCTCATCGGTAACGACGGCCCCTGTTACGTCGCCCGGGACGTCACTGGTTTCGAGCGCGGGGTCGAACTCCTCTCGGAGGCCGCCGGCCTGGTCGGTCTCGCCCACCCCTACCGGTACGACGACCCGGAGGCGGCGCTGGAACTCGCCGCCGACCTCGACGCGGTCGAGCGCTACTACCCCTACGACCGCGAAGTCGACACTCGCGTGGTCGAGCGCGCCATCGCCGACTACGACCTCGTGCCGACCGGAGGGACCGACGCCCACGGCCACGAGGTCGGTCGGGCCGGCCTGTCGAAACCGGAGTACCGGCACTTCCGGTCGGCGGTGTCGCTGTGA
- a CDS encoding class I SAM-dependent methyltransferase, whose translation MSERDVPLAAVVPKPDSEILADSLRAEGVYDDSRRVREYDAESVALPVTEPPEETAVLFVVEQVDPERRLSDLDSHLRERGWADEDVERAPKSWAVVGSVVLVAFDGDLDAAEREEVGEALLDLHGEADTVLSRGGVSGEHREPDVSVVAGAGDTETVHVEHGTRYALDFSEVMFSPGNKTERARMGEVVEPGERVLDMFAGIGYFALPMARAGAEVTAVEKNPAAFRYLIENAMLNDIADRVNAFRADCREVEIDPKVDRVVMGYYDASEPRSEDSRASSDASYEYLDAALDALEPGGVVHLHETTPEKRLWDRPISRLREAASERGREVEVLDRRKVKSHSEGVWHVVVDARVE comes from the coding sequence ATGAGCGAACGCGACGTCCCGCTGGCCGCCGTCGTCCCGAAACCCGACAGCGAAATTCTCGCCGACTCCCTGCGCGCGGAGGGTGTCTACGACGACTCCCGGCGGGTCCGGGAGTACGACGCCGAGTCGGTCGCGCTCCCCGTGACCGAACCGCCCGAGGAAACCGCGGTGCTGTTCGTGGTCGAGCAGGTCGACCCCGAGCGCCGACTGTCGGACCTCGACTCGCACCTCCGCGAGCGCGGGTGGGCCGACGAGGACGTCGAGCGCGCGCCGAAGTCGTGGGCGGTCGTGGGGAGCGTCGTCCTGGTGGCGTTCGACGGCGACCTCGACGCGGCAGAGCGCGAGGAGGTCGGCGAGGCGCTACTCGACCTCCACGGCGAGGCCGACACGGTGCTTTCCCGTGGCGGCGTCTCGGGCGAACACCGCGAACCCGACGTGTCGGTCGTCGCGGGCGCGGGCGACACCGAGACGGTCCACGTCGAACACGGCACCCGGTACGCGCTCGACTTCTCGGAGGTGATGTTCTCGCCGGGCAACAAGACCGAACGCGCCCGGATGGGCGAGGTCGTCGAACCCGGCGAGCGCGTCCTCGACATGTTCGCCGGCATCGGCTACTTCGCGCTTCCGATGGCCCGGGCCGGCGCGGAGGTCACGGCGGTCGAGAAGAACCCGGCGGCGTTCCGCTATCTGATAGAGAACGCGATGCTCAACGACATCGCCGACCGCGTGAACGCCTTCCGGGCCGACTGCCGGGAGGTCGAAATCGACCCGAAGGTCGACCGGGTCGTGATGGGCTACTACGATGCTTCCGAGCCACGCTCGGAAGACAGTCGGGCTTCGTCCGACGCTTCCTACGAGTACCTCGACGCCGCCCTTGACGCGCTGGAACCCGGCGGTGTCGTCCACCTCCACGAAACGACGCCCGAGAAACGCCTCTGGGACCGACCGATTTCGCGGCTTCGCGAGGCTGCGAGCGAGCGCGGGCGGGAAGTCGAGGTGCTCGACCGCCGGAAGGTCAAGAGTCACAGCGAGGGCGTCTGGCACGTCGTGGTGGACGCGCGGGTGGAGTAG
- a CDS encoding cupredoxin domain-containing protein encodes MGGFKDDAERAESTRNTDRTPGMDAPSAATDDPGPDDAGGAESNDAGDRRSASPSAGRRSVLRALGAGAALTALGGASEARSADPPAERAVSKRAAEARERARQDENVDPVWGFPALSDETQPPVRPQHEVELQIRPRDAPVPEFVFDPTGLYIESGDTVRFSYASPHHTVTAYHPEFGYLPRVPEGVPPFSAPALPHGGYWLYTFDQPGVYDLHCAPHEIFGHAMRIVVASPSGPGADPLPDLCAQGGATTGTAATTVPEGGETTAEGATTTDEGGEGGEGGEGGEEELSPPRLGAYAVLTDDALDPGNIVEQKRVRWEDLAPESKQLFVRFEGFPPC; translated from the coding sequence ATGGGGGGTTTCAAAGACGACGCGGAGCGAGCAGAATCGACGCGAAACACCGACCGAACGCCGGGGATGGACGCTCCGTCGGCGGCGACCGACGACCCAGGGCCGGACGACGCGGGCGGCGCAGAATCGAACGACGCGGGCGACCGGCGCTCGGCATCGCCGAGCGCCGGTCGCAGGAGCGTCCTCCGCGCGCTGGGGGCCGGCGCGGCACTCACCGCGCTCGGGGGGGCGAGCGAGGCGCGCTCGGCCGACCCGCCGGCCGAACGCGCCGTGTCCAAACGGGCGGCCGAGGCCCGCGAGCGGGCGCGCCAGGACGAGAACGTCGACCCGGTGTGGGGGTTCCCGGCGCTGTCGGACGAAACCCAACCGCCGGTCCGCCCCCAGCACGAGGTCGAACTCCAGATTCGGCCGCGCGACGCGCCGGTCCCGGAGTTCGTCTTCGACCCGACGGGGCTGTACATTGAATCCGGCGACACCGTCCGGTTCAGCTACGCGTCGCCCCACCACACGGTGACGGCGTACCACCCGGAGTTCGGCTACCTGCCGCGAGTCCCCGAAGGGGTGCCGCCGTTCTCCGCGCCCGCGCTCCCGCACGGCGGCTACTGGCTCTACACCTTCGACCAACCGGGCGTCTACGACCTCCACTGCGCGCCTCACGAGATATTCGGCCACGCGATGCGAATCGTCGTCGCGTCCCCGAGCGGGCCGGGCGCCGACCCCCTGCCGGACCTCTGCGCGCAGGGCGGCGCGACGACCGGGACGGCCGCGACGACGGTTCCGGAGGGCGGCGAAACCACCGCGGAAGGCGCGACGACCACCGACGAGGGGGGCGAAGGAGGTGAAGGAGGCGAAGGCGGCGAGGAGGAACTCAGCCCGCCCCGACTCGGCGCCTACGCGGTGCTAACCGACGACGCGCTCGACCCCGGGAACATCGTCGAGCAGAAACGGGTGCGCTGGGAGGACCTCGCGCCCGAGAGCAAACAGCTGTTCGTCAGGTTCGAAGGGTTTCCGCCCTGCTAA
- a CDS encoding HalOD1 output domain-containing protein produces the protein MAESNSPIATATALGTYSSAVYQTYHDPESGDELVHTVLDALEAASGRPAADMSVRLYDSVDPDALNDIFRPTRGGASRDEGRVRFTVGRYAVTVAASGHVFVRPTS, from the coding sequence ATGGCCGAATCGAACTCACCGATAGCGACTGCGACGGCGCTGGGCACGTACTCCTCGGCGGTCTACCAGACGTACCACGACCCCGAGAGCGGCGACGAACTCGTCCACACGGTCCTCGACGCCCTCGAAGCGGCGTCCGGCCGGCCGGCGGCCGACATGAGCGTCCGGCTCTACGACAGCGTCGACCCCGACGCGCTCAACGATATCTTCCGGCCGACTCGCGGCGGCGCGTCTCGGGACGAGGGCCGAGTCCGGTTCACCGTCGGCCGGTACGCGGTGACGGTCGCCGCGAGCGGGCACGTCTTCGTTCGGCCGACGAGCTAG
- a CDS encoding DUF5784 family protein, with the protein MASPLRFRRSQERWSDDRIERDLLDPLDEKFGATLPGTHYVGPSGYEARRIEMDNGDLALFTWNDDEAFWLGNTETPSVLWRTEKYTFEEIPYPVARWAQRELLADLRVEAPWLADYDHFSWFFLPVLFSKDGRHSSREFLREHAAGFPDATYEEALAFYEEFLSAGALDDHRYTMASKLGTSPHVDPVRMASAMSEFTAAKVLADAGYDVTPEIEVTTGHSLDFRAESPNGGESPLVEVTRPRPPTRRRAGTPVAAVRETAETKTSGQLSEHGGGAVLFVDCSGFRDDEWAAVRGEQPGVRHRPAVVFRARPSGRVEAYSKGSVPLELNGAVEWI; encoded by the coding sequence GTGGCAAGCCCGCTCCGCTTTCGCCGCTCCCAGGAGCGGTGGTCAGACGACCGAATCGAGCGCGACCTGCTCGACCCCTTAGACGAGAAGTTCGGCGCGACCCTCCCGGGAACCCACTACGTGGGCCCCTCCGGCTACGAGGCTCGGCGCATCGAGATGGACAACGGCGACCTCGCACTGTTCACCTGGAACGACGACGAGGCGTTCTGGCTCGGCAACACCGAGACGCCGTCGGTGCTCTGGCGCACCGAGAAGTACACCTTCGAGGAGATACCCTACCCGGTGGCCCGGTGGGCCCAGCGCGAACTGCTGGCCGACCTCCGGGTCGAGGCGCCGTGGCTGGCCGACTACGACCACTTCTCGTGGTTCTTCCTCCCGGTCCTGTTCTCGAAGGACGGTCGCCACTCCTCCCGGGAGTTCCTGCGCGAACACGCCGCGGGGTTCCCCGACGCGACCTACGAGGAGGCCCTGGCGTTCTACGAGGAGTTCCTCAGCGCGGGCGCGCTCGACGACCACCGGTACACGATGGCGTCGAAACTCGGCACCAGTCCGCATGTCGACCCCGTGCGGATGGCCTCGGCGATGAGCGAGTTCACCGCCGCGAAGGTGCTGGCCGACGCCGGCTACGACGTCACGCCCGAAATCGAGGTGACGACCGGCCACTCGCTGGACTTCCGCGCGGAGTCGCCGAACGGCGGCGAGTCGCCGCTGGTGGAGGTCACGCGCCCGCGCCCGCCGACGCGTCGGCGGGCGGGGACGCCGGTCGCCGCGGTCCGGGAGACCGCCGAGACGAAGACCTCCGGCCAGTTGAGCGAACACGGCGGCGGCGCGGTGCTGTTCGTCGACTGCTCTGGGTTCCGCGACGACGAGTGGGCCGCCGTGCGGGGCGAGCAACCGGGCGTGCGACACCGCCCGGCCGTGGTCTTCCGCGCTCGACCCTCGGGCCGCGTCGAGGCCTACAGCAAGGGGTCGGTGCCCCTCGAACTGAACGGCGCTGTCGAGTGGATTTAA
- a CDS encoding DUF5789 family protein has translation MSLKEATELLRDHDYPATTDQLAATYGDYEIELAEGSETLADVFERIESETLHGSGEAEEMLYSAVSAKAIGRKGYSDRDPTTLGTMGPEQVSF, from the coding sequence ATGAGTCTGAAAGAAGCGACCGAACTCCTGCGCGACCACGACTACCCCGCGACCACCGACCAACTCGCCGCCACGTACGGCGACTACGAGATCGAACTCGCGGAAGGTAGCGAGACGCTCGCGGACGTGTTCGAGCGCATCGAATCCGAGACACTCCACGGTTCGGGGGAAGCCGAGGAGATGCTCTACTCCGCGGTCAGCGCCAAGGCCATCGGCCGGAAGGGCTACAGCGACCGTGACCCGACGACGCTCGGGACCATGGGACCGGAGCAAGTCTCCTTCTAG